Proteins co-encoded in one Caloenas nicobarica isolate bCalNic1 chromosome 19, bCalNic1.hap1, whole genome shotgun sequence genomic window:
- the GOLGA2 gene encoding golgin subfamily A member 2 isoform X1: protein MADGSRQSRLAAAKKKLKEYQQKNNLGATAETKKKRKSKEGGRPDTPTSDDRQSPENIQNILKVLVSDLNRSNGVAIPSLDKRKAYFDSDVAPRNAEQLATDVPVLSNSNTLPSCGSVLPAPGSMQLTQIHEDEDDHKNALDETRSFSSTESLRQLSEQLNGLVSQSTSYVNGESAVSSTNIKEMETRYQELAVALDSSNLTNKQLVTKIEELKQQNQEVVNQLEKEKKEFEQKFSKEQAALREQLQVHIQTIGILVSEKSELQTALGHTQQAARQKSGEAESLAARLHSSRQRVSELERTLSSISMQQKQSEKHNKELVKERDNLKLELYKRTKSSEEIKQQNSELSEKIHSLVSQNSAMKLDMEDLHKKLEMAELMIQQFSSQAGSLDANQQMQMALEEKASLETQIAQLSESLHQLQAERDQYVEKLKEEQSIWQQRVQLLSEQIHMMAQEKEQHVAQIRELEANLTELLSKSVKPMDIEPSPPAGPTETELSLQEEIQRLQQEKDQLHRQYQAQVRDNEQLSHLNREQEERLLELEKAVQRYNEESLDRQRILEDMQSDKVTISRALSQNRELKEQLAELQNGFVKLTNENMEVTSALQSEQHVKKELAKKLGQLQENLGELKETLELKTQEARGLQQQRDQYYGHLQQYVLAYQQLAAEKEELHKQFLLQTQLMDRLQHEEVQGKVTVEMHLKELQQTKESLEAVARENKELQAQISQLAADLDGRILHRLDGDGVESETMTEEIQKSSFVIPEKFESHEEMVAFLTSAMSQVEKEREDMRQQLAAQKLQCRSLLEQIAALRQEQQHHVMLGEGSTVDTVPVEVHEALKTAMEKLQSRFTELMREKADLKERLEELEHRCIQLSGETDTIGEYIALYQSQRAILKQRHQEKEEYISRLAQDKEEMKVKLLELQDLVMRLVRERNEWYSKYVAAAQNPELLATQNESVLVVERRIELNATDGEGLREVNLSDEAEQEAAVRHQSGFSPIDGKAAQPSQEDPTEKQIMQLLREIQNPQERLGPLLENPCIPFFYRADENDEVKIMVV, encoded by the exons ATGGCGGAcggcagcaggcagagcaggctggCGGCGGCCAAGAAGAAG ctgaagGAATATCAGCAGAAGAATAACCTTGGAGCAACTGCAGAAACTAAGAAAAAACGCAAAAGTAAAGAAGGCGGTAGACCTGACACTCCCACCAGTGATGACCGGCAGTCTCCAGAGAAC ATTCAGAACATTCTGAAGGTGCTGGTGTCAGACCTTAACCGCTCCAATGGGGTAGCCATACCCTCATTGGACAAGAGGAAG GCATACTTTGACAGTGATGTTGCCCCTCGTAACGCTGAACAGCTTGCTACCGATGTCCCTGTGCTCTCTAACAGCAACACCCTACCTAGTTGTGGTTCTGTTCTGCCTGCTCCTGGGAGCATGCAGCTGACACAG ATTcatgaagatgaagatgatCATAAAAATGCTTTGGATGAGACCAG gtctTTCTCATCGACAGAAAGTCTCCGCCAGTTGTCTGAACAACTCAATGGCCTGGTTTCACAG TCTACATCGTATGTGAATGGGGAAAGTGCTGTTTCTTCcacaaatattaaagaaatggaa ACACGTTACCAGGAGCTGGCAGTAGCCCTGGATTCCAGCAATTTAACTAACAAACAGCTCGTTACAAAGATAGAGGAATTG AAACAGCAGAACCAAGAAGTAGTGAATCAGCTGGAGAAG GAAAAGAAGGAGTTTGAACAGAAATTTTCTAAAGAGCAAGCAGCACTGAGGGAACAGCTACAG gTTCATATTCAGACTATTGGAATTCTTGTCTCTGAGAAGTCGGAGTTGCAGACAGCCCTTGGACATACTCAACAAGCCGCGCGGCAGAAATCAG GAGAAGCTGAAAGCCTTGCTGCTCGTCTGCATTCATCTCGCCAGAGGGTGTCGGAGCTAGAACGTACTTTGTCCTCCATCTCTATGCAGCAAAAACAGTCAGAGAAG cATAATAAAGAGTTAGTTAAGGAGCGAGACAACCTGAAACTGGAACTGTACAAACGAAC caaaAGTAGTgaggaaataaagcagcagaattCGGAGCTGTCAGAGAAGATTCACTCCCTGGTTTCCCAGAATTCAGCTATGAAGTTGGATATGGAGGATTTGCATAAGAAACTGGAAATGGCAGAACTGATGATTCAGCAG TTTTCAAGCCAGGCAGGGAGTCTGGATGCAAACCAGCAGATGCAGATGGCACTGGAGGAGAAGGCGAGTCTGGAAACCCAGATTGCTCAG CTCTCAGAGTCACTTCACCAGCtccaggcagagagagatcaGTATGTAGAGAAATtgaaggaggagcagagcatTTGGCAGCAGCGGGTGCAGCTGCTGTCTGAGCAG ATCCACATGATGGCacaggagaaggagcagcatgTGGCCCAAATTCGGGAGCTGGAAGCCAACCTTACAGAGTTGCTGAGCAAATCAG TTAAGCCCATGGATATCGAGCCTTCCCCACCGGCAGGGCCCACAGAAACTGAGCTGAGTCTGCAGGAAGAGATCCAGCGGCTGCAGCAAGAGAAGGACCAATTGCACAGGCAGTACCAGGCCCAGGTCCGGGACAACGAGCAGCTGAGCCACCTCAACCGGGAGCAGGAGGAGCGGCTGCTGGAGCTTGAGAAGGCTGTGCAGCGCTACAACGAGGAGTCCTTGGACAGACAGCGGATCCTGGAGGACATGCAGAGTGACAAGGTCACCATCAGTAGGGCGCTGAGCCAAAATCGggagctgaaggagcagctggcTGAGCTGCAGAATGGGTTTGTTAAACTG acaaatgaaaacatggaGGTTACAAGTGCCCTACAGTCGGAGCAACATGTAAAGAAGGAGCTGGCCAAGAAGCttgggcagctgcaggagaacCTGGGGGAGCTCAAAGAGACG CTGGAACTGAAAACACAGGAGGCTCGgggtctgcagcagcagcgggacCAGTACTACGGGCACCTCCAGCAGTACGTGCTGGCGTACCAGCAGCTGGCTGCCGAGAAGGAGGAGCTGCACAAACAGTTCTTGCTGCAGACACAGCTTATGGATCGGCTACAGCATGAGGAAGTTCAGGGGAAGGTGACAGTGGAAATGCACCTGAAAGAGCTGCAGCAGACCAAG GAAAGTCTGGAAGCTGTAGCTAGGGAGAACAAGGAGCTGCAGGCCCAGATCAGTCAGTTGGCAGCAGACCTGGATGGCAGGATTTTGCACCGACTGGATG GAGATGGAGTTGAAAGTGAAACAATGACTGAAGAAATCCAAAAATCTTCATTTGTGATCCCAGAGAAGTTTGAAAGCCATGAAGAAATG GTCGCGTTCTTGACATCCGCCATGTCCCAAGTGGAAAAGGAGCGAGAAGACATGAGGCAGCAGCTGGCTGCTCAGAAGCTGCAGTGCAGAAGCCTCCTGGAGCAAATAGCAGCTCTTAGGCAGGAGCAGCAACATCACGTCATGCTGGGTGAAG GTTCCACTGTGGATACTGTTCCAGTGGAGGTTCATGAGGCTTTGAAAACTGCCATGGAGAAACTACAG TCCCGTTTCACAGAGCTGATGCGTGAGAAGGCTGATCTGAAGGAACGGCTGGAAGAGTTAGAACATCGCTGCATACAGCTGTCCGGGGAGACAGACACCATTG GGGAATATATTGCATTGTACCAGAGTCAAAGGGCTATCCTCAAACAGCGGCACCAAGAGAAAGAGGAGTATATCAGCAGACTGGCTCAGGACAAGGAAGAGATGAAG GTGAAACTACTGGAACTACAGGACTTAGTGATGCGTCTGGTCAGGGAAAGAAATGAATGGTACAGCAAGTACGTAGCAGCTGCTCAAAACCCAGAACTGTTGGCAACCCAGAATGAAAGTGTCCTTGTGGTGGAGAGGCGTATTGAACTGAACGCTACAGATGGAGAAG GGTTACGAGAAGTGAATTTATCCGATGAAGCAGAACAAGAGGCTGCTGTTCGTCACCAATCTGGTTTCTCCCCTATTGATGGTAAAGCTGCTCAGCCAAGCCAAGAGGACcccacagaaaagcaaataatgcAGCTTCTCAGAGAAATCCAGAACCCTCAGGAGAGGCTGGGCCCCCTGCTGGAAAACCCCTGCATTCCCTTCTTCTACCGTGCTGATGAGAACGATGAGGTCAAAATCATGGTAGTTTAA
- the GOLGA2 gene encoding golgin subfamily A member 2 isoform X5, which produces MADGSRQSRLAAAKKKLKEYQQKNNLGATAETKKKRKSKEGGRPDTPTSDDRQSPENIQNILKVLVSDLNRSNGVAIPSLDKRKAYFDSDVAPRNAEQLATDVPVLSNSNTLPSCGSVLPAPGSMQLTQIHEDEDDHKNALDETRSFSSTESLRQLSEQLNGLVSQSTSYVNGESAVSSTNIKEMETRYQELAVALDSSNLTNKQLVTKIEELKQQNQEVVNQLEKEKKEFEQKFSKEQAALREQLQVHIQTIGILVSEKSELQTALGHTQQAARQKSGEAESLAARLHSSRQRVSELERTLSSISMQQKQSEKHNKELVKERDNLKLELYKRTKSSEEIKQQNSELSEKIHSLVSQNSAMKLDMEDLHKKLEMAELMIQQFSSQAGSLDANQQMQMALEEKASLETQIAQLSESLHQLQAERDQYVEKLKEEQSIWQQRVQLLSEQIHMMAQEKEQHVAQIRELEANLTELLSKSAVKPMDIEPSPPAGPTETELSLQEEIQRLQQEKDQLHRQYQAQVRDNEQLSHLNREQEERLLELEKAVQRYNEESLDRQRILEDMQSDKVTISRALSQNRELKEQLAELQNGFVKLTNENMEVTSALQSEQHVKKELAKKLGQLQENLGELKETLELKTQEARGLQQQRDQYYGHLQQYVLAYQQLAAEKEELHKQFLLQTQLMDRLQHEEVQGKVTVEMHLKELQQTKESLEAVARENKELQAQISQLAADLDGRILHRLDGDGVESETMTEEIQKSSFVIPEKFESHEEMVAFLTSAMSQVEKEREDMRQQLAAQKLQCRSLLEQIAALRQEQQHHVMLGEGSTVDTVPVEVHEALKTAMEKLQSRFTELMREKADLKERLEELEHRCIQLSGETDTIGEYIALYQSQRAILKQRHQEKEEYISRLAQDKEEMKVKLLELQDLVMRLVRERNEWYSKYVAAAQNPELLATQNESVLVVERRIELNATDGEGLREVNLSDEAEQEAAVRHQSGFSPIDGKAAQPSQEDPTEKQIMQLLREIQNPQERLGPLLENPCIPFFYRADENDEVKIMVV; this is translated from the exons ATGGCGGAcggcagcaggcagagcaggctggCGGCGGCCAAGAAGAAG ctgaagGAATATCAGCAGAAGAATAACCTTGGAGCAACTGCAGAAACTAAGAAAAAACGCAAAAGTAAAGAAGGCGGTAGACCTGACACTCCCACCAGTGATGACCGGCAGTCTCCAGAGAAC ATTCAGAACATTCTGAAGGTGCTGGTGTCAGACCTTAACCGCTCCAATGGGGTAGCCATACCCTCATTGGACAAGAGGAAG GCATACTTTGACAGTGATGTTGCCCCTCGTAACGCTGAACAGCTTGCTACCGATGTCCCTGTGCTCTCTAACAGCAACACCCTACCTAGTTGTGGTTCTGTTCTGCCTGCTCCTGGGAGCATGCAGCTGACACAG ATTcatgaagatgaagatgatCATAAAAATGCTTTGGATGAGACCAG gtctTTCTCATCGACAGAAAGTCTCCGCCAGTTGTCTGAACAACTCAATGGCCTGGTTTCACAG TCTACATCGTATGTGAATGGGGAAAGTGCTGTTTCTTCcacaaatattaaagaaatggaa ACACGTTACCAGGAGCTGGCAGTAGCCCTGGATTCCAGCAATTTAACTAACAAACAGCTCGTTACAAAGATAGAGGAATTG AAACAGCAGAACCAAGAAGTAGTGAATCAGCTGGAGAAG GAAAAGAAGGAGTTTGAACAGAAATTTTCTAAAGAGCAAGCAGCACTGAGGGAACAGCTACAG gTTCATATTCAGACTATTGGAATTCTTGTCTCTGAGAAGTCGGAGTTGCAGACAGCCCTTGGACATACTCAACAAGCCGCGCGGCAGAAATCAG GAGAAGCTGAAAGCCTTGCTGCTCGTCTGCATTCATCTCGCCAGAGGGTGTCGGAGCTAGAACGTACTTTGTCCTCCATCTCTATGCAGCAAAAACAGTCAGAGAAG cATAATAAAGAGTTAGTTAAGGAGCGAGACAACCTGAAACTGGAACTGTACAAACGAAC caaaAGTAGTgaggaaataaagcagcagaattCGGAGCTGTCAGAGAAGATTCACTCCCTGGTTTCCCAGAATTCAGCTATGAAGTTGGATATGGAGGATTTGCATAAGAAACTGGAAATGGCAGAACTGATGATTCAGCAG TTTTCAAGCCAGGCAGGGAGTCTGGATGCAAACCAGCAGATGCAGATGGCACTGGAGGAGAAGGCGAGTCTGGAAACCCAGATTGCTCAG CTCTCAGAGTCACTTCACCAGCtccaggcagagagagatcaGTATGTAGAGAAATtgaaggaggagcagagcatTTGGCAGCAGCGGGTGCAGCTGCTGTCTGAGCAG ATCCACATGATGGCacaggagaaggagcagcatgTGGCCCAAATTCGGGAGCTGGAAGCCAACCTTACAGAGTTGCTGAGCAAATCAG CAGTTAAGCCCATGGATATCGAGCCTTCCCCACCGGCAGGGCCCACAGAAACTGAGCTGAGTCTGCAGGAAGAGATCCAGCGGCTGCAGCAAGAGAAGGACCAATTGCACAGGCAGTACCAGGCCCAGGTCCGGGACAACGAGCAGCTGAGCCACCTCAACCGGGAGCAGGAGGAGCGGCTGCTGGAGCTTGAGAAGGCTGTGCAGCGCTACAACGAGGAGTCCTTGGACAGACAGCGGATCCTGGAGGACATGCAGAGTGACAAGGTCACCATCAGTAGGGCGCTGAGCCAAAATCGggagctgaaggagcagctggcTGAGCTGCAGAATGGGTTTGTTAAACTG acaaatgaaaacatggaGGTTACAAGTGCCCTACAGTCGGAGCAACATGTAAAGAAGGAGCTGGCCAAGAAGCttgggcagctgcaggagaacCTGGGGGAGCTCAAAGAGACG CTGGAACTGAAAACACAGGAGGCTCGgggtctgcagcagcagcgggacCAGTACTACGGGCACCTCCAGCAGTACGTGCTGGCGTACCAGCAGCTGGCTGCCGAGAAGGAGGAGCTGCACAAACAGTTCTTGCTGCAGACACAGCTTATGGATCGGCTACAGCATGAGGAAGTTCAGGGGAAGGTGACAGTGGAAATGCACCTGAAAGAGCTGCAGCAGACCAAG GAAAGTCTGGAAGCTGTAGCTAGGGAGAACAAGGAGCTGCAGGCCCAGATCAGTCAGTTGGCAGCAGACCTGGATGGCAGGATTTTGCACCGACTGGATG GAGATGGAGTTGAAAGTGAAACAATGACTGAAGAAATCCAAAAATCTTCATTTGTGATCCCAGAGAAGTTTGAAAGCCATGAAGAAATG GTCGCGTTCTTGACATCCGCCATGTCCCAAGTGGAAAAGGAGCGAGAAGACATGAGGCAGCAGCTGGCTGCTCAGAAGCTGCAGTGCAGAAGCCTCCTGGAGCAAATAGCAGCTCTTAGGCAGGAGCAGCAACATCACGTCATGCTGGGTGAAG GTTCCACTGTGGATACTGTTCCAGTGGAGGTTCATGAGGCTTTGAAAACTGCCATGGAGAAACTACAG TCCCGTTTCACAGAGCTGATGCGTGAGAAGGCTGATCTGAAGGAACGGCTGGAAGAGTTAGAACATCGCTGCATACAGCTGTCCGGGGAGACAGACACCATTG GGGAATATATTGCATTGTACCAGAGTCAAAGGGCTATCCTCAAACAGCGGCACCAAGAGAAAGAGGAGTATATCAGCAGACTGGCTCAGGACAAGGAAGAGATGAAG GTGAAACTACTGGAACTACAGGACTTAGTGATGCGTCTGGTCAGGGAAAGAAATGAATGGTACAGCAAGTACGTAGCAGCTGCTCAAAACCCAGAACTGTTGGCAACCCAGAATGAAAGTGTCCTTGTGGTGGAGAGGCGTATTGAACTGAACGCTACAGATGGAGAAG GGTTACGAGAAGTGAATTTATCCGATGAAGCAGAACAAGAGGCTGCTGTTCGTCACCAATCTGGTTTCTCCCCTATTGATGGTAAAGCTGCTCAGCCAAGCCAAGAGGACcccacagaaaagcaaataatgcAGCTTCTCAGAGAAATCCAGAACCCTCAGGAGAGGCTGGGCCCCCTGCTGGAAAACCCCTGCATTCCCTTCTTCTACCGTGCTGATGAGAACGATGAGGTCAAAATCATGGTAGTTTAA
- the GOLGA2 gene encoding golgin subfamily A member 2 isoform X3 yields the protein MADGSRQSRLAAAKKKLKEYQQKNNLGATAETKKKRKSKEGGRPDTPTSDDRQSPENIQNILKVLVSDLNRSNGVAIPSLDKRKAYFDSDVAPRNAEQLATDVPVLSNSNTLPSCGSVLPAPGSMQLTQIHEDEDDHKNALDETRSFSSTESLRQLSEQLNGLVSQSTSYVNGESAVSSTNIKEMEKQQNQEVVNQLEKEKKEFEQKFSKEQAALREQLQVHIQTIGILVSEKSELQTALGHTQQAARQKSGEAESLAARLHSSRQRVSELERTLSSISMQQKQSEKHNKELVKERDNLKLELYKRTKSSEEIKQQNSELSEKIHSLVSQNSAMKLDMEDLHKKLEMAELMIQQFSSQAGSLDANQQMQMALEEKASLETQIAQLSESLHQLQAERDQYVEKLKEEQSIWQQRVQLLSEQIHMMAQEKEQHVAQIRELEANLTELLSKSAVKPMDIEPSPPAGPTETELSLQEEIQRLQQEKDQLHRQYQAQVRDNEQLSHLNREQEERLLELEKAVQRYNEESLDRQRILEDMQSDKVTISRALSQNRELKEQLAELQNGFVKLTNENMEVTSALQSEQHVKKELAKKLGQLQENLGELKETLELKTQEARGLQQQRDQYYGHLQQYVLAYQQLAAEKEELHKQFLLQTQLMDRLQHEEVQGKVTVEMHLKELQQTKESLEAVARENKELQAQISQLAADLDGRILHRLDGDGVESETMTEEIQKSSFVIPEKFESHEEMVAFLTSAMSQVEKEREDMRQQLAAQKLQCRSLLEQIAALRQEQQHHVMLGEGSTVDTVPVEVHEALKTAMEKLQSRFTELMREKADLKERLEELEHRCIQLSGETDTIGEYIALYQSQRAILKQRHQEKEEYISRLAQDKEEMKVKLLELQDLVMRLVRERNEWYSKYVAAAQNPELLATQNESVLVVERRIELNATDGEGLREVNLSDEAEQEAAVRHQSGFSPIDGKAAQPSQEDPTEKQIMQLLREIQNPQERLGPLLENPCIPFFYRADENDEVKIMVV from the exons ATGGCGGAcggcagcaggcagagcaggctggCGGCGGCCAAGAAGAAG ctgaagGAATATCAGCAGAAGAATAACCTTGGAGCAACTGCAGAAACTAAGAAAAAACGCAAAAGTAAAGAAGGCGGTAGACCTGACACTCCCACCAGTGATGACCGGCAGTCTCCAGAGAAC ATTCAGAACATTCTGAAGGTGCTGGTGTCAGACCTTAACCGCTCCAATGGGGTAGCCATACCCTCATTGGACAAGAGGAAG GCATACTTTGACAGTGATGTTGCCCCTCGTAACGCTGAACAGCTTGCTACCGATGTCCCTGTGCTCTCTAACAGCAACACCCTACCTAGTTGTGGTTCTGTTCTGCCTGCTCCTGGGAGCATGCAGCTGACACAG ATTcatgaagatgaagatgatCATAAAAATGCTTTGGATGAGACCAG gtctTTCTCATCGACAGAAAGTCTCCGCCAGTTGTCTGAACAACTCAATGGCCTGGTTTCACAG TCTACATCGTATGTGAATGGGGAAAGTGCTGTTTCTTCcacaaatattaaagaaatggaa AAACAGCAGAACCAAGAAGTAGTGAATCAGCTGGAGAAG GAAAAGAAGGAGTTTGAACAGAAATTTTCTAAAGAGCAAGCAGCACTGAGGGAACAGCTACAG gTTCATATTCAGACTATTGGAATTCTTGTCTCTGAGAAGTCGGAGTTGCAGACAGCCCTTGGACATACTCAACAAGCCGCGCGGCAGAAATCAG GAGAAGCTGAAAGCCTTGCTGCTCGTCTGCATTCATCTCGCCAGAGGGTGTCGGAGCTAGAACGTACTTTGTCCTCCATCTCTATGCAGCAAAAACAGTCAGAGAAG cATAATAAAGAGTTAGTTAAGGAGCGAGACAACCTGAAACTGGAACTGTACAAACGAAC caaaAGTAGTgaggaaataaagcagcagaattCGGAGCTGTCAGAGAAGATTCACTCCCTGGTTTCCCAGAATTCAGCTATGAAGTTGGATATGGAGGATTTGCATAAGAAACTGGAAATGGCAGAACTGATGATTCAGCAG TTTTCAAGCCAGGCAGGGAGTCTGGATGCAAACCAGCAGATGCAGATGGCACTGGAGGAGAAGGCGAGTCTGGAAACCCAGATTGCTCAG CTCTCAGAGTCACTTCACCAGCtccaggcagagagagatcaGTATGTAGAGAAATtgaaggaggagcagagcatTTGGCAGCAGCGGGTGCAGCTGCTGTCTGAGCAG ATCCACATGATGGCacaggagaaggagcagcatgTGGCCCAAATTCGGGAGCTGGAAGCCAACCTTACAGAGTTGCTGAGCAAATCAG CAGTTAAGCCCATGGATATCGAGCCTTCCCCACCGGCAGGGCCCACAGAAACTGAGCTGAGTCTGCAGGAAGAGATCCAGCGGCTGCAGCAAGAGAAGGACCAATTGCACAGGCAGTACCAGGCCCAGGTCCGGGACAACGAGCAGCTGAGCCACCTCAACCGGGAGCAGGAGGAGCGGCTGCTGGAGCTTGAGAAGGCTGTGCAGCGCTACAACGAGGAGTCCTTGGACAGACAGCGGATCCTGGAGGACATGCAGAGTGACAAGGTCACCATCAGTAGGGCGCTGAGCCAAAATCGggagctgaaggagcagctggcTGAGCTGCAGAATGGGTTTGTTAAACTG acaaatgaaaacatggaGGTTACAAGTGCCCTACAGTCGGAGCAACATGTAAAGAAGGAGCTGGCCAAGAAGCttgggcagctgcaggagaacCTGGGGGAGCTCAAAGAGACG CTGGAACTGAAAACACAGGAGGCTCGgggtctgcagcagcagcgggacCAGTACTACGGGCACCTCCAGCAGTACGTGCTGGCGTACCAGCAGCTGGCTGCCGAGAAGGAGGAGCTGCACAAACAGTTCTTGCTGCAGACACAGCTTATGGATCGGCTACAGCATGAGGAAGTTCAGGGGAAGGTGACAGTGGAAATGCACCTGAAAGAGCTGCAGCAGACCAAG GAAAGTCTGGAAGCTGTAGCTAGGGAGAACAAGGAGCTGCAGGCCCAGATCAGTCAGTTGGCAGCAGACCTGGATGGCAGGATTTTGCACCGACTGGATG GAGATGGAGTTGAAAGTGAAACAATGACTGAAGAAATCCAAAAATCTTCATTTGTGATCCCAGAGAAGTTTGAAAGCCATGAAGAAATG GTCGCGTTCTTGACATCCGCCATGTCCCAAGTGGAAAAGGAGCGAGAAGACATGAGGCAGCAGCTGGCTGCTCAGAAGCTGCAGTGCAGAAGCCTCCTGGAGCAAATAGCAGCTCTTAGGCAGGAGCAGCAACATCACGTCATGCTGGGTGAAG GTTCCACTGTGGATACTGTTCCAGTGGAGGTTCATGAGGCTTTGAAAACTGCCATGGAGAAACTACAG TCCCGTTTCACAGAGCTGATGCGTGAGAAGGCTGATCTGAAGGAACGGCTGGAAGAGTTAGAACATCGCTGCATACAGCTGTCCGGGGAGACAGACACCATTG GGGAATATATTGCATTGTACCAGAGTCAAAGGGCTATCCTCAAACAGCGGCACCAAGAGAAAGAGGAGTATATCAGCAGACTGGCTCAGGACAAGGAAGAGATGAAG GTGAAACTACTGGAACTACAGGACTTAGTGATGCGTCTGGTCAGGGAAAGAAATGAATGGTACAGCAAGTACGTAGCAGCTGCTCAAAACCCAGAACTGTTGGCAACCCAGAATGAAAGTGTCCTTGTGGTGGAGAGGCGTATTGAACTGAACGCTACAGATGGAGAAG GGTTACGAGAAGTGAATTTATCCGATGAAGCAGAACAAGAGGCTGCTGTTCGTCACCAATCTGGTTTCTCCCCTATTGATGGTAAAGCTGCTCAGCCAAGCCAAGAGGACcccacagaaaagcaaataatgcAGCTTCTCAGAGAAATCCAGAACCCTCAGGAGAGGCTGGGCCCCCTGCTGGAAAACCCCTGCATTCCCTTCTTCTACCGTGCTGATGAGAACGATGAGGTCAAAATCATGGTAGTTTAA